The DNA sequence TCATCTCAGCGTAAACTTCGCCGGTTAGTCCCGCGGCGATCCGCTCCGCCGCGGCGAAGTCCCCCATGGAGATTGCACACTTAACCGCGATCGCGATCTCGGCCGGATCCGCAGACCCGACTAGATACTTCCTCGCCTCTGCGTAGGCTCTTCCCGGATCCCCGCTTGCGAGGAGGTAATAGGAATGCCAACGATGGTAGTCCGGGGCTTTCATTCCGGAGGCGAGTGCCGCCTCACGCCACCCCTCACTGAGATGGGTAATCGACTCCGGGGTGATACGGGCGAGCAGCCGCTCCGTGCTCCCCTTTCCCCATGCGCGTCTCACCCCGGTAATCCCCCCTTCCTCCTCAATGAGGAATTGAACGAGCGACGCCGACTCGAGCGCCGGAATCGAGCCTGTCTCGTTCTCGACCCTTAGATCGAAGATCCCCTTGAACGCGTCGAGGGAGACGATCGCGGCGGGAGAGTAGGGGGAGTCGAACTGATCGTACAAAGAAGGCGGAAACCGGTTTTTCTCCTCTAACCGGATCAGTTGAGGGATGGAGAGAAAGAGGCGGTCGGGGAGTCCGGCGACGACCGCGTGGAAGTTGCGGTTCGGATCAGCTGCGTACATCCGCATCCCCGTCTTCAGGATCTGGGATCGGCAGTCTCCCCACCCGAACGCAAGGACCAGCTCGGCGAGGCGGGGACGTGGGTCCTCCCCCACGAGCAGGTCCAGTGGTGCAGTATAGGTCGAGCTGGCGTTCGGACCTTTTCTCTTCATGATCGAGCTCTGGAGATCAGAGATATCGGGATGGACAAAGACGTCGATCGGTTGGGGGATGAGTTTCGGATCCACGTGAAGGAGGGCGATGAGGTCACGCAGCTCCTCCTCCAGCTCCGCGGCGAGGACGGAGTGACCGCTCTTGATCGACGAATCCTTGGGATACCACAGATTGAACTCCTCAGTCCGGTAGCACACCAAGCCCTGGAGCTCAGGGGTGGCGGCGGGTTGGACCAAATAGATGAGTATCGCGATCGCGATCCCGATCCCCAATCCTCCAATGAGGAGCCCCCCGATCATCGCCATCACTGGATTACGAAAAAACCTCTTCCATCCCTTGCGCTCTTGCATATTGCGGTGATTATACCGGACATCGGACAGGGATGCCGGGAGCAATTTTGACAGGAGGGGAGCCCGTTGCTATACTAGTCATCGCGGGGTTTGATGCACGTCGTACGTGAAGTAGGAGGCCGCTATGGAGATCCTGAAAGTCGCATCCCGTTCAAACCCAAACTCGGTCGCTGGGGCGATCGCCGGGGCACTGGAGAAGGACGGCGTTGTTGAACTGCACGCGATCGGCGCCGGTGCGGTTAACCAGACAGTGAAAGCGATCGCAATCGCTCGTCGTCTCGTGGAGAAAGGAGATGGCGCTCCGATCAAGGTTGTCCCCGGGTTTGTTGAGCTGAGGATCTCCGGTGAGGAGAAGACCGGGATCCGGTTCATCGTGGAAAAGTAGCTTATCCATCCCTATCTATGACATTGAGCAATAGCATTAGAGAATGCCTTGTCGCGGCTTGGGAGTCCCTTGGCTACAGGGCGACGCCGGTGGAGGTGACCCCGGCGGAGCGCCCGGAGTTCGGGGACTTCTCCACAAACCTCGCCCTTGTGGGAAGCAGAGCGGCCCAACTTCCGCCGCGCGAGCTCGCGACGCAAATCATCGCTCATCTCCCGGACGGACCGTTCGCCAAGGTGGAGATCGCCGGACCAGGGTTCATCAACCTGTTCTTGAAACCCGAGTTCATCCACTCTGCCCTGCGGGAGATCCTGCAAGCCGGGGAGGAATTCGGCAGCACGAACATCGGAAACGGGAAGTCACTTCAGGTTGAGTTCGTCAGCTCCAATCCCACCGGCCCGCTCACCGTGGGGCACGGGCGCCAGGCGGTCCTCGGGGACGTCCTCGCATCCCTGTATGAGTCACTCGGGTATCGGGTGACGCGCGAGTACTACTTCAACGACGAGGGGCGCCAGATCGATCTCCTGGCGGAGTCCCTGTGGGTGAGATACCGGGAGCTGTTCGGGGAGCGGCGCGAGATCCCGGAGGACGGATACAAGGGCGACTACCTGATCGAGATCGCCCGCGCCGTCCGGGACGAGATCGGGGATCGGTTCCCCGAGTTCACCCCCCAAGCACGGGAGTTCTTCGCGGAGGCCGCCGTATCCCGGATCAAGGAGTCGATCCGGGAGGACCTCGCCCGCCTTGGGGTGGAGTTCGACGTCTGGTTCAGCGAGGGGGATCTCCACCGCAGCGGGGAGGTGACCGCGACACTGGATGCCCTGCGCGCCCGCGGCGGGACCTACGAAAAGGACGGGGCGATATGGCTGCGGGCGGAGGAACACGGGGGAGCGAAGGATTCCGTCCTCATCCGCAGTGACGGGCGCCCGACCTACCTCATGGTCGACATCGCCTACCACATGAACAAGTTTCGCCGCGGCTTCGCTCGTGTTATCGACGTCCAAGGGGCCGATCATGTGGTGGAACAATCGTGCGTCAAGGCCGGGCTGCGCATCCTCGGGGTGCCGGAGGAGTTCCTCTCCTACGCCGTGCACCAGTTCGTGAGCATCAGGGAGAGGGGGGAAAGAGCCCGGATGTCGACCCGCGCCGGCAGGTTCATCACCCTCCGCACCCTCGTGGATGAGGTGGGCAAGGATGTGGTCCGGTACTTCATGGCGGCGCGCAAGCCGCAGAGCCACCTCGAGTTCGATATCGACCTCGCCCGTGCCCAATCCCTCGACAATCCGGCCTATTACATCCAGTACGCCCACACCCGCATCGCCTCGATCTTCCGCAAGGCGGAGATCACACGCGAATGGGCCGATGTCGATCTCTCCCCATTGACGGCGCCGGCGGAACTCGGGCTGATCAAGCTCCTCGATCGGTTCCCGGAGATAATCGAGCAGAGCGCACGCGAGTTCGGACCGCACCTTCTCACCGATTATGCCCTCGAGGTCGCCCGTGCCTTTCACGCCTATTACGATGCATACCGCGTGTTGGGAGAGGAAGAGGGAGTCACGCACGCCCGGCTCGCCCTCCTCGCCGGGGTGAAGACCGTCATCTCCCGGTCGCTCGGGCTGTTGGGG is a window from the Candidatus Bipolaricaulota bacterium genome containing:
- a CDS encoding stage V sporulation protein S; the protein is MEILKVASRSNPNSVAGAIAGALEKDGVVELHAIGAGAVNQTVKAIAIARRLVEKGDGAPIKVVPGFVELRISGEEKTGIRFIVEK
- a CDS encoding arginine--tRNA ligase; this encodes MSNSIRECLVAAWESLGYRATPVEVTPAERPEFGDFSTNLALVGSRAAQLPPRELATQIIAHLPDGPFAKVEIAGPGFINLFLKPEFIHSALREILQAGEEFGSTNIGNGKSLQVEFVSSNPTGPLTVGHGRQAVLGDVLASLYESLGYRVTREYYFNDEGRQIDLLAESLWVRYRELFGERREIPEDGYKGDYLIEIARAVRDEIGDRFPEFTPQAREFFAEAAVSRIKESIREDLARLGVEFDVWFSEGDLHRSGEVTATLDALRARGGTYEKDGAIWLRAEEHGGAKDSVLIRSDGRPTYLMVDIAYHMNKFRRGFARVIDVQGADHVVEQSCVKAGLRILGVPEEFLSYAVHQFVSIRERGERARMSTRAGRFITLRTLVDEVGKDVVRYFMAARKPQSHLEFDIDLARAQSLDNPAYYIQYAHTRIASIFRKAEITREWADVDLSPLTAPAELGLIKLLDRFPEIIEQSAREFGPHLLTDYALEVARAFHAYYDAYRVLGEEEGVTHARLALLAGVKTVISRSLGLLGMTAPEVM